The following is a genomic window from Ahaetulla prasina isolate Xishuangbanna chromosome 9, ASM2864084v1, whole genome shotgun sequence.
ttatagtgcaggggtctctaactttaagcctggcggacttcaactcccagaattccccagacagcatagcatagcatagcataacatacaTAGCATCGCATCGCATTGCATCgcattgctggggaattctgggagatgaagtccacaagtcttaaagctgccaaatttggagaccccgatACAAAGAATGGCAGATTATATAGAGAATGATCAGAGAATGGCTTgtctgtaaaatatatttacGAAGTACAGTAGGTAAGTTTCTCAATGTGCTTCAGCAAATCCCAGAgtagctaccatatttttcagagtataagacgcactttcccccccccaaaaaagagggtgaaaatctgggtgcatcttatactccgaatgtagccctgcccagcttctcaaatggaggtttcagaggctgaaaaaagcaccagaaatgaagcttcagagaaagagcctccaaaacagagcttcagaaaagaagcctccagaaaagaagcccccaaacagagcttcagagcctttttttctgaagctgtttccgagactttcagaggcagaatttttttttttctgaaacagagtttcagaagtttcagacgcagaaaaaaaagcaaggcacagagctcacaaccacggaacctgttgctaaaattcacctctgggagcagctgattgggggtattccgggaggccgatccacctgccaattagcttttttcttattttcctccccaaaaactaaggtgcgtcttatactccgaaaaatacagtaagtagaACACACAAACCCAACTTTTTGGCTATTTGCCCTGTGCTGTCtatgccaattgggcccagctccTCCATGACGCCTCCCACTTGATCCATTGACATCTTCTGCAGGCTAAGAGCATGATTTCTATGAGCCAGGGCTGTCCATACACAACTCAGCTTTGCCATAACTGACTTTTGATGGTTAGTGTTGGGATGATAATGGGTATGATTGCCAGAAAGTCTCAACTAGGTGGGATCTGGCTTTGAACCAGCATagctttgaagcaggggtgaaatccagcaggttctgacaggttctggagaaccggtagcggaaattttgagtagtttggagaaccagcaaacaccacctctggctggccagagattttgcaatatccttcccccaagaatcaggtgggaatggagattttgcagtacccttctgctggagtggggagggaatggagattttgcagtatccttcttctggagtgtgatgggaatggagattttgcaggatccttcccctgccacacccaccaagccacaccacgcccaccaagccacgccctcagaaccggtagcaaaaaaaattggatttcaccactgctgtgaaGGCTCTGAACCATCTTCCAACTTCAACCTTTGTAGCGGTGGCTTACACAAGACATAAACGAAGTCTTGGCTGGCTCTGCTTTCTGCTCAGTAGGTCCTTCGTTCCTCGTAGATCCCCCAGAGAGAATTTGGGTCTTCCTTGGGCCAGAAAGAACTGCTATCTTGGAGGGTAGCTGTATCTGAAGACTCCTCGGATGATCCTGGAAGCATCTTGAGCCCAGGGAGGTCATTGGCTGCGGCGGCCATGAAAGAGGAGAAGGGCGAGTTTGAAGAGGCAGAGAAAACAGCTGGGTAGTGGACATcttccagagggtggaaggaaTAAGACTGGATTCCAGAGAGGGATAAATTCCAGTTGGGGTTTCTGCAGTGGGAAGCTGTTCCTGGCTCATGAGTGGAAAGGCTGCTGGAGACTGGAGCTATTTGGAGAGGTTCTGGACATGCTTCCAACTGTCCGAGGTTGTCCGGCACAGATGGCTCCCAGGTGTCTCTCTGCTGGAGGAAGAAAGTGGGATGCGTTTAATGATTCCAAAGGAGAATTAGCTTCCCTGCAGAATGATCAGCAGAGGccacagagagaaaaataaagtcctacacttgggtaagaaaaaccaaaaggacacatatagaTTGGGTGAAACCAAGCTTAATATCAGTGAgcagagtcttagtggacaaccaattaaataggagccagcagtgtgcggcgtcagccaaaaaagccaatgcgatcctaaactgcataaacagagggattcaatcaagatcaagggaggtactaataccactctataaacccttagtaagaccacacctggagtactgcctctagttttggtcaccacactataaaaaagatgttgcgactctagaaagattacagagaagagcaaccaggatgataaggggactggaggctaaaacatgtgatgaacagttgcaggaactggacctggctagtctagtgaagaggaggaccaggggagacaggatagcaggcttccaatatttgaggggctgccacagagaggaagggggccaagctattttccaaagcaccagaagaccagacaaggaataatggatggaaactgatcaaggaaagattcatcctagaaataaggataaattttttgacagtgagaacaaccaacccatggaacagaagttgccttcggaagttgtgggagcttcatcacttgagactttcaagaaaagatgggactgccatttgtcagaaatggtgtagggtctcctgcttcagcgggggtgggggggtggggggggttggactagatgacctataaagtcccctccaactctgttaatcagcATTCCACGCCTGGCCTCACGGTATAAAGAGATACTATTTCTCCCGTCTCTGCTTGGACAGAAGAAGCAGGATCTCCAAGATACTCTCAGCTTTCTTACATCAAGAAGCACATCAAGATGGTTCTCGTGGAAGAACCACCTTTGGAATGTCAACGAGAGGAACCACAGTTTGAAGTGTACATGAAATTCTGCACTGCATTTTTGTAAGCACAGAACGTGGCTCCTGGAGCAGACTTTTAACACCTCGAGATCAACCGTCATTGAATGCAACCTacttgtaaaaaacaacaacccaggagCTTCTGATCGATCGGTTGATAAAAATAATGTGCTTTGAAAAGCAAAGGGAATGTTCTTGCTATCTAGTCTGTAAAGTATTGGATCAAtaactgctttttttttgtttcttttctaccTGAGCCACATGAAATGGATTCTGGTCTTTCTCCAGAAGCGTCTGGCCCGATGTTCACCGCACACAATTTGCTCTTTGCTCTACTGTCCAACAACCTCATTCTTTTCAATGAATGGGCCCACAATTCAGGGTGGGTATTAGCCCTGGGtagctgttgtggcctgccagcggccagcagagctggtagcaaAGTCGGACAGTGAGGGGGCTGGAGAAGGCTTGGAcgatggctctgagtcagaggcagagagggggccaaggccatctggtagttctttgctgcctccggagtctgacatcagtgaggcagaagaacagcatgagcctgttcccaaggtgcacatgcgcagagctgccaggagacaggaacaattaaggaaacagggtcgacttgggagtaatgattggcccctcccataagacataaaagagaagggaACGGGACGTGAACTTTtgtaggaagcaattagttcatctggctgattcaagatttgaaatgtctgtttgtgactctgtgccaagtgtggccttgccctgcgcctggaaattagctctttggcagcgttcCACATGAGATAgctgggtgttgataaccttcctctgaaagactgtttatcaagccttgcggactgtaaatgaaagtaatttacagccgtatgaattcaagaggtttgccgggactaggtttgtgctgtttaatttctaaggaagcctaggtcagagcaGTAGCAAACAGCTGAGTTTGTGAACTGCCTGCCCTCTGGGATTTAATTGTGTACGATTTGCACAACAGTGGGTCTTTCCTCCTTGCTCCTAACCACAGTTCAGATGTGCCCTAAAagcatctcccccccaccaccCGCTGCTTTCTGATGAGTATCCCACAAACACAGTGGACTCTCATCTCCAACCTAGAAACGAGGCACCCTTGAGCTATGGTTAGCTGGACTGGATGTTAACGTGGTCCTTTCCCTCTTCTCGGACACTGTCAAGGTGTGTAAAATTGGGCCATCTTTGTTAACCATCATCTCGGTTAAGTGACGCGACAATTTGAAATGGGCAACCGATGTTGGCAGGACAGGAATCAGTGATGAAGAGCAAAATGTCAAGCCGTGATTTTCTTCGGCCAACCATAGAATTGAATGGGGGAGCTTCAGCTCAGCAAGAGGGAGAGGCCTACAGACTGAGCTGAGAAGATGATTAGACTGGTGGGCTCATTCATTTCGAAGGAAAATGAAAGCACGGTATGATTTAATACAGTTTGAGAATCCTGTCGAAATGTCATTTAGTGGCGCTGTATAAAATTCAGCTCAACCCAGGGcattcagtcatgtgaccattggaTGTCCAGAAGCGTCTCTGGGACCAGCATGGGGAAACAAAACTACTTACACCCCTAAGGAAAATGAGGGGAACTGTTTCAGGGTTAAACTACAGCTGTTCTCCCAAGGTTCATAGGAGTTGTCCATCTGCTCCAACCGTCCCTGTCGATGGTCAGAGATAATGGGTATTGTAGAGTGTCAATTTTTGGAGAACCATCAGGTTCTCAACTTCaacatggattattattattattattatttaaaattgagCTCCAGTGTTGGTAGGAACTGAAAGATGGACTGAAACACAGTGGActtgaaaaacaaaaattaaccAAGGTCTCCATTTAACCCCGTTGTCCTCTACTTACACTGAAATAATGAGCTGAATCGCTTGGGAAGGATGATGTTGAGTTGCCAAGGACAGCGGAGGTTCCAGAGGGGTTGGATCCGGCCCGTTGGTCCACATACTGATCGATTAAGTGGGCATCCAGAGACAAAGAATATCCCTGAGTTGCTGGGGAATCATAAGCCAATGACTTGGGTAGCAAAGAGGAAGCGTAGACTTCGCTGGAAATATCTTTGCTGTTGTGTAAATCCACATCTGTCGCCAAGGATCTTCGAACGCCGTAATAACCGGATGTTGTGGGAGAACCTTTGGAGAAATGGATGACCAGGGTGTGGTAGAGATGGGAAGGGAaaacaggaatatatatatatatatatatatatatatatatatatatatatgtatgtaggtctttggttgttcgggttttctcccgtgtaaagttggaagtgtcttggcgacgtttcgacgaagtctcattcgtcatcttcaggcttcagccgtgcttctggtttgctcccagaagcacaaagctgaagcctgaagatgacgaatgagacttcgtcaaaacgtcgccaagacacttccaattttacacaggagaaaacccgaacaaccaaagacctacatacaaacacccgtgaaaacctcagaaaatatatatatatattcccagatatatatatatatataatatatatatatattcccagaagcacgaagctgaagcctgaagatgacgaatgagacttcttcgaaacgtcgccaagacacttccaattttacacgggagaaaacccgaacaaccaaagacctatatatatttgacgaagtctcattcgtcatcttcaggctcagctttgtgcttctgggagcaaaccagaagcacgaagctgaagcctgaagatgacgaatgagacttcgtcgaaacgtcgccaagacacttccaactttacacgggagaaaacccgaacaaccaaagacctacatatatatatatatatatatatatatataaagttagcacccacccctctcctagaagaatgaaatattctaggagatattaaaaaggcagaatatttcccctaaaagagaaataaaaaacttaacagaaacagaaactcagcctcagctccctgcccccagcagatattttggtgccagcctatctacaagacaaaagaccttcaccctcaggacctaataggattagccctctacccatctagcagcagaacTTACCACTTGGCAACTGGAGATATTACATCAGCCCAAGGTTCCACCAtacttgattcagacaaacatgactccaCATGGGGAGTCTGAATagaatacagacacacacacacacgttaaatttatatttactgacaaagaaataaagggagactagtctAGATCTATTTTAAGCTAttgagctctcatcagctagccatacccttctgggattcgaatgcaagcaagcccaggttcaaatcccagaagggtatggctagctgatggctgtaaaccgccctgagtccttcgggagaaggccggtatataaattaaataaataaataaaaattaaaccatctttctaatCCACCTCCATGTTTccggtgtctttctccccacttggaactgaacccagatggacgtttcttccaacgtatagaaactattagagtgTGCCATAACTTTGGAGCTGTCACCAAATTAAAGAAGCTTTTGGTGGTTGGTCAAGGAcatgggtcggcaaccttaaacactcaaagagccacaaaggccctaaccggaagcccccatttCAGTTATGGAGCCAACCAGAAGCCCGGTTCCCtcatcatagagtctcctcctagcctggcgtcctttttcctaaccgaaagccctatcaattgtggagctgactggcgacagggagccgcagcagacggatgaaagagccacgtgcggctccagagccgcaggttgctgacccctgcttaaGGACATCTAGTCAATTAATTTATGAATGTGATTGGCAGAATATTCTTGGGGCAATAAGGTTTTGAATGATGGGTGCATGTTTTTTGTAAGAGGGATTCCGGCGAGGCATGTTTCACCTTGCGTGTGAAAACGAAGAGGGAATTTCTTGCTTAACGTGAGTTGGATCAGGAGTTCCACCTTAATGGAAGCTTAGTTTTTTCTAATAGGCAGAACTGGGATAGAGACGTAGTTATAAAAGTAAAATACTTACTGGGCAGCGTAACAAAAGATGGTTGAGAACTCACAACGCTTCCCTGAAATGAAAACACAACAGTTTGAAAAGGAATTTGGGCTAAGTGTGCCCAGCAGCTAAGCCTACAAAGAGTGCATTGCAAGCCAGAATAGCTGGAGCCACGTGACACGTTAAGCCAATCATGAACAAAGGACATTGTAGCTTAGCGTGCTACCTGAACTTGGGTGTCATAAGGCGCCATCTTAGGTCAAACAAACCAAAAGTTTGTATACCTTTCCAGGTATAGACCAAACTTGAGGTTTCTGATTTGCAAATTCACGCTTCAAGCCAATAATCCTATTAGCAGCATGATGCAAGTAATTGACCCGAATTGAAATGAAATCCTGTTTATTGGGCTTTCTCAGCTCCACCCTCTAGTGTGTTCTAGCTAGCCAAACCTGCCTTGGGAATCCCAGAGCTCAGAATGTCATGGGAAAAAATTCAAGGTATGTTACACCAAGgctgtgatgaaatccaaattttttcactaccggttctgtgggcatgacttggtgggggtggtgtggcttcgtgggcgtggcttcgtgggcatggcaggggaaggatcagtagtgggattcaaataatttaacaaccggttctctaccctaatgatttcttccaacaaccagtttgccaaactgctcagacagttaacaaccggttctcccgaagtggtgcgaactggctgaatcccatcactgggaaggatactgcaaaatctccattcccaccccgctccaggggaaggatactgcaaaatccccattccctccccgctctggggccagcgagaagtggtatttgccggttgtccgaactgctcaaaatttccgctaccggttctccagaacctgtcagaacctgctggatttcaccccgtacCAAGGTAAAATCCCAGAAGCTGACTTTTATAAAGAGAGGattttaggattagggttagaggATGGGAtaacaaacaatggatggaaaccaatcatagAACCAGTCTAGGATTGAGAAGAAATTTGGGAACgattggaacaacttgtctccagaagttgtgcgtgatccatcaccggaggttttcaaaaagggattggacaaccatttgtctgaactggtagagggtcttctgcttgagcaagggttgggctagaagacctccaaggtctcttccaactctgttatgctgcATTTTATATATGTATCTAAAAAAGGGTTAGTTTACACTAGATTTCGCTGCTGTGTTGAGATCCAGATCCCTACATATTCCAAGAATAAGAAGCTAAGCCAAGCTAGTTTTTTTGGCCTAGATCTTCAGAAAGAATGATAAAAAAAGATGGCGCCAATCTCCTTTCACAACTAATTCAAGGACATTCTTTATTTTagttttccagttcatcaattaaATACAACCCAATTGCCCTGAATAGCAAATGTTACCATTAGTTTCCAGCCAGGCGACGTAAAATGCAACCTCCTTCAGTTTGCATACTGTAAACAGGAGTTTCCTGCCCTAGCGAGCAACCAAATTTAGAGGTCTGCATTTGAATTAAAATTTGCCAGTGTCAAGATTAACTTTTGGTGACCAACACCCAGCTTCCACCTGGACATCAGGTAGTCCATGGAAATTAGCTCATGAGAGCTCATGGCTGTTACCAGCGAGATGTTAAAAACAGAAAGCACACCTGAAGATTGGAGGGTGAGGAGCGGGTGGAGAATCTCAGATGCCACCACAAAACACCACCTTGGTGTAACTGTGACAGATGAATTGGAAGACATTTGTACAAGGTGTGTTTCTTTAGGAGTGTTTCTCCAcctcaggaactttaagatgggtggacttcaattcccagaattcccccagccagcacgcTAGgagaatcttttcttaaaaaccttcaatgatgaagcacctacaacttctggtggcaagctgttccactggttaattgccctcactgttaggaagtttctccttaattccagattgcttctctccttgattagtttccatccattgtttcttgtcttgccttctggtgctttggaaaataggttgacaccagtgggtgaaatccatttttttttattactggttccatgggtgtggcttggtgggcatggtgtggcttggtgggcatggcttggtgggcatagcaggggaaggatactgcaaaatctccattcccaccccactccagtggaaggatactttaaaatccccattccctccccactcctgggggaaggatattgcataatctccattccctccccactctggggaaggatactgcaaaatccccattccctcctcattccaggggaagaatattgcaaaatccccattcccaccccacttctgggggaaggatactgcaaaatccccattcccaccccactctggagccagctagaggtggtatttgctacttctccgaactgctcaaaatttccgctactggttctccagaatctgtcagaacctgctggatttcacccctggttgtcatcttctttgtggcaaccccttagatattggtagactgctatcatgtcccccccctagtccttctttactCTAGacaagccaaacccaaatcctacaaccattcttcatacgtttttgtctccaagcctttaatcgtcttagctgcttttctttgcatttttttccaaagtctcaatttcAGCAATTttgagatgcatggacttcaactcctagatcccagccagcatgctgaatATCCTGgacattgaagtccacatatctaaaagttgctgaggttgacaaACACTAATGTAGGACATCAACACCCAGGATTCTCTTTCATGCTGGCTGGGAtttaggagctgaagtccatacatctcaaAAGTGTTGAGGTTAAGATATTCTTCTGGTGGACCAAGCATGAAAGCTTTCTTTTTGGAGTTGGATATCATGAGAACATCTGTGAAATGAACCTAGATTGTACGACTTCATTTTAATCTTGGACTAAAACTTGCCTGAtctgttgctttgttcttcattaTACTTCTATTCCTCTAACTCAgtctttttcaaatttggcaacttcaagacttgtggatttcaacagcCAGACAGCTATGTCATCCTtattatgtagtcataataaagaATGTGAAGATTGACATAAACTCTTGCAAAACCAAGCAACCAGCACAGTGATTTCTTTAACTGGTCATTTCCCCAGGCAAACACAAATggatttgcaggatccaatctgggtcggtcactgggaccagaggttttgtcttctgagctttcggaggccacaacttctctctagcagagcagATTCCTAAAGATGGGCTAGactgcaggagtctccaaccttggcaacttgaagacttgtggatttcaactcccagaactctgggagttaaagttggtatgtctagtttaataaaacttggtatgtctagtttaataaaaaaaaggattaggggagacatgatagcagtattccaatatctcaggggttgccacaaagaagagggagttgggctgttcttcaaagcacctgagggtagaacaagaagcaatggatggaaagaaacaacttagaactaaggagaaatttcctgacagttagaacaattaatgagtggaacgacttgcctgcagaagttgtgaatgctccaacactggaaatttttaagaaaatgttggataaccatctgactgagatggtgtagggtttcctgcctgggcagggggttggactagaaggcctccaaggtcccttccaactctgttgttgttatattataaagCTTGAGTCCAAAAGCTggaagacaaaacttctggtcccggtgaccgacccagattggttcCTGACACATTATCCTCGGACacatatattctgcctttattcgTGATCAACAAACTTCACCAGCATGCTGGTCATGGATCATCAGAAAGATCTCACACAATTCTGCCATCTGGTATGTATGGAAATCAAACTTAAGAGATAGCAAATGGCAGGATTATTGGGAAGACAAAAAGGCCAACCTTCGACAAGCCCAAATAGTGTTGCATTTGCTCACAAATAACAGGTACACACCCTAATAATTTCCAATCCAGGCCCTGAACGCACCTGTTGCAAGGGGATTTTTTTGCTTTGCTAAAACGGAGGGTGTGTTCTTTTCCAAAGATAAGTTCAGAGGGACGAGCCAGTTCCTTCCTCCTCATCTCGGCTGTGTTCGTGCACCTGCTGTTTGCTCACTGTTTATTGTATCTCTTCTACAACAACTGTATTGATGCCTGCACGGATAGAGCAACCAACTTGGGCAGAAGGCTCTCTGTGCAAATAAGGAAGCAGCTCCCTAATTTTTGGGGTTGGGGAGGTCCAACCAACCAGAGTGAAAAGTGATCACAAAGATTGCACATCAATTATCATCCCCGGGTAATCCTCAAATTGCAACAGGTTGTTTAGCAACCGGTCAAAGTTCTGATGGACCTACCTGAGAGCTATGCACAACCTAGAATTGACGTTCCAATGGTTGACAGACACCCGGGTGGCAACCTGGCTGCATTTATGGAGTCACATGACAATGTTTTATGACGGTAAAACCGAAATTTCTGGTTTTCcgcaaaacagcaccacaaaccattggttcatttaatgactgtcatGTTGAACGACTGCCATAAGGAATATTAGAAAATCAGGTATTgtgaaatattataaaatattataaaatctagtgaagagaaggaccagaggagacacgatagcagggtctcaatatttgaggggctgctccagagaggagggggttctccaaggcacctgaaggccagacaaggaataatggatggaaactgatccgggagagattcaacctagaaataaggagaaattttctgacagtgagaacaatcaacccatggaacagaagttgccttcggaaattctgggagcttcatcacttgaaactttcatgaaaagattggactgccatttgtcagaaatgatgtgaggtctgctgcttgagcaggggggttggactaaatggcctataaggtcccttccaactctgttaatctgttacatcAGATTGGTTTAGGTGAccggcccattttacaaccactGTGGCATATGACCATGATAGggaggctccattatggttgtaagtcaaggacaacctctaTAATGTTGCATATTGTTCAGCCAGCACAGCTCCTACTAAATGCTACTATAGCCATTGGTCCACGTTAACTCTTAcaacatgatttttttcccctcaaaagttGCCCTAGATCAGCAGtcatcaaccttggcaactttaagacttgtggacttcaactcccagagttgaagctggctgaggaactctgggagtagaagtccacaagtcttaaagttgccaaggttggagacccctgccctagatattAAATGTAAAATGCATATGGCAGATATTGagtcttcctgcctaagcaacctCCATTTTTAGCCATGGTTAAGGATTGCTGCATCAGAACTGGGTTTTGGAGAAGGAAGGTAAGAAATGGTGACTTACACTTCGCCGTAAGCTGCTTGTTTGCCTTGAGCGCTTTTCAGCCAGCAGGTCCTTCACCGTGTGTTTGACACGCACACCTTGATAAACACGTTTGCCGTAGTCTGCGGGGACTAAAGAAGACAAGATAcgtgagaaggaaaggaaggaatctCCTAAGGGATGCCGAATAAAGATTCAACACCAGAGGTGTCCGACCTTGGTGACTTGAAGGCCTGTGGACTTGAATTcctcctgctggctggggaattctgggag
Proteins encoded in this region:
- the POU2AF2 gene encoding POU domain class 2-associating factor 2, with translation METVPADYGKRVYQGVRVKHTVKDLLAEKRSRQTSSLRRSGSVVSSQPSFVTLPSSPTTSGYYGVRRSLATDVDLHNSKDISSEVYASSLLPKSLAYDSPATQGYSLSLDAHLIDQYVDQRAGSNPSGTSAVLGNSTSSFPSDSAHYFSRDTWEPSVPDNLGQLEACPEPLQIAPVSSSLSTHEPGTASHCRNPNWNLSLSGIQSYSFHPLEDVHYPAVFSASSNSPFSSFMAAAANDLPGLKMLPGSSEESSDTATLQDSSSFWPKEDPNSLWGIYEERRTY